A window of Companilactobacillus allii genomic DNA:
CAAAATTTCAAAGTAGATGGTAAAAATGAAAAATTTGTGAATGCGTCTATGTTCATTATTAGTTCATACAATAGAACTAATGATTTATTCATCAATGAAGTTAATTCTCCAGATGGTGGAGGAATTGAAGATGCTGTCAGATTCCCATTAAAGGGAAAAAGTACTAAAGTAAAATACGATAAAATGCTCCGAGATTTACAAAAAAATAATCTTCAATATGTTCACCCTACGCTAGTGAAATTGTCAGAAGTAAGTCAAGTAGACCGTGAAAAAGTCATGGGTAGTGTGGCACTTTATAGTACAGAATTAATATCTTCTTTTATGTTTATTTTACTATCTAGTGTCATTAGTTATTCATTATTAATAACTTCAAATAAGAAAAAGTACATGATAAAAAGAGTTTTTGGATATAGTAAATTAAGTACATATTTGAAATTTCTTATTATCCCTATGTTAGAAAGTTTAGTTCTACTTATGTTGTCCATTAAAAATCTTGATTTCTCAATATATACATCGATTGGATTTTTGATGATCATTAACTATCTAGTATTATTCACTATCATCAAAATTATGGATAAAAAAAATATCAAAGAATTATTTAGTGAGGTTTGAGTGTGGATATAGTAGAAATAGAAAATCTAGAAAAAAAATATCGAAAAAACTCAGTTATTAGAAAAATGAATCTGACGATTCCTGACCATAAAATTGTCGCTATATATGGTGATAGTGGGTCTGGAAAAACAACTCTGTTAAATATTATTGGTCTAATCGAAAAATTTGATAATGGTGAAGTTACTTTATTTCAAAAGAAAATTTCAAATATCTCTAAGAAAGAGAAATTGCAAATTTACCGTCAAGACATATCCTTCATCTTTCAAAACTTTGGATTAGTCGATAGCAAAACAATCTATTATAACCTAGGTATCGCCATGCGTTTCAGTTATCCAAGAATGTCAAAAAATGACAAGGAAAAGTTGATGTTGGATGTTTTACATAAATTGAAACTTGATAATCTCTCTTTGAAGACTAAAATTTACAAATTATCTGGTGGTGAACAACAAAGAATAGCAATAGCTAGAGTTATACTAAAGGGATCTAGATTGATATTAGCAGATGAAGCAACTGGATCACTAGATCAAGCAAACAAAGAAGACGTTATGAATATTTTTAAAGAATTAAAAAATGATGGAAAGACCATTGTTATTGTCACTCATGATCCCTATGTCATAGAAAATAGTGATATTTCATATGACATTAAAAATCTTCAATAAAAACAATAGATATGTGATTCAAACGTGCGTCAAAAAACAATTTTCCGTTTAATACAAAAAAGCAGACATTCATTTACGTGAATATCTGTTTTTTCGTATTATAAACGAAAACTGAACGTATTTTGACGCACTCTACTTCAATTTTCGAATCTTATTAAACAATTCTCCACCGTTATTTTCATTAGATGAATCGTCATTCAAACCAATATCATAATCGCTATCTTTCATAGCTTCAACTTGTCCCATTAAGTAGCCGTTACCTACTTGTGAGAAGAAGTCATGATTGGTTGTTCCTGTTGAAATACCGTTCATAACGATAGGATTAACATCTTCAGCGTTACCATCGGGGAATAATGGAGATTGTCCTAGGTTCATCAAGGCTTTATTGGCGTTATAACGAAGGAATGTCATAACTTCTTCTGTCCAATTAGTACCTTTGTATAATTCATTAGTATATTTCTCTTCATTGTCATATAACTCGTAAAGAAGGTCATACATCCAATCTTGCATTTCTTCTTTCTTATCATCTGATAATTCGTTGAATCCTAGTTGGAATTTATATCCGATATAAGTTCCGTGAACTGATTCATCACGAATGATCAATTTGATGATCTCGGCAACATTGGCGAGTTTGTTATTACCTAGGTAATAAAGTGGTGTATAAAATCCTGAATAGAACAAGAAACTTTCCAAGAAGACACTGGCTACTTTCTTTTGTAGTGGTGTGCCATTTTGATAAATATTATTGACAGTTTCGGCCTTTTTCTGAAGATATTCATTGTGATCGGTCCAATCGAATATTTCTTCGATTTCTTCTGCAGTGTTTAAGGTACTGAAAATAGAAGAATAACTTTTGGCGTGAACTGATTCCATGAATTGGATGTTATTGAAAACAGCTGTCTCGGCTTGAGTACGAGTATCTTTTAACATTGCTTCGATACCATCTTGTGATTGTAAAGTATCAAGTAGTGTCAAACCACCAAAGACGTGTCCGACAACTGTTTGTTCAAGTTTACTTAGTGTTCTCCAGTCATCCATATCGTTTGATAGTGGAATACGTGTATCCAACCAAAATTGAGAAGTTAATTTCTCCCAAGTTGCTTTATCTACTACATCTTCCAGTTTGTTCCAGTTCATGGCTTTGTAATACGTGTCGACCATAGTTGAATCCTCCTAAATTGAGCAGCTTTCGCATTCGTTGCTTCCGATTTCATCGTTATTTTCTGTAAATGTACGAATATAATACAATGACTTGATACCTTTGTAATAGGCATAGTTACGTAAAATACTTAGATCACGTGTAGTTTGTTTAGGATCTGTCTTCCATTCATAAAGACCTTCAGGGATGATAGAGCGAACAAAAAGTGTCAAACTCATTCCTTGATCAATGAATCTTTGTGCTGAAGCATAGATGTCTATAACTTTTCTCATGTCAGTATCATAAGCTGATTTATAGTAACCGATGGTATCGTTACTTAATAGTGGAGCTGGGAAGTATAACTTACCGTTTTTCTTCTCTTGTCTCTCTTCAACTAGTCTAGTAATAGGTTGCAAACTAGCGCTTGTATTATTGACATATGAAATAGAACCAGTTGGTGCAACTGCTAAACGGTAGTCGTTATATAGTCCATCACGTTGTACATCAGATTTAAGATTTGCCCAGTCATTTTGATTAGGAATCTTAATACCGGCGAATAATCCTTTAACAATATCTGACTTTGGACCGAAGTCTTCAGCTAGATATTTGTCGAAGTATGAACCATTTGCGTAGTCAGAATTCTCAAAGTTAACGAAGTTTTCGTTACGTTCTTTAGCAATATGATTACTCTCTACTAGAGTCCAGTAGTTTAGTAACATGAAGTAAATCCCGATGAATTCGATTGATTCTGGTGAACCGTATTCGATATGATTCTTAGCTAGATAAGTATGTAACCCCATAGCACCAAGTCCAACTGAATGACTCATTTTATTACCGTGAGCAACAGTTGGAACAGCAGTAATATTGGATGCATCACTGACGAATGTCAAAGCTCTAAGCATAGAACGAATTGATTTACCAAAGTCAGGACTTTCCATCATATTCAAGATATTAGTTGAGCCAAGGTTACAACTGACATCTGTACCGAGTTTGATGAACTCTTGTGCATCATTTAATTCTGAAGGAATCTGAACTTGTTGAATCTCAGTACATAGATTACTCATGATAACTTTACCGTCGATAGGATTATCACGATTGGCTGTGTCAATGTTTAAGACATAAGGATAGCCGGATTCTTGTTGAAGTTTACTGATCTCATCTTCAAGTTCACGTGCGTTGATCTTGTACTTTTTGATCCGATCATCAGCAACCATATTATCGTATTCTTTAGTGATGTCGATATATGAGAAAGGAACACCGTAAACACGCTCTACTGAATAAGGGCTGAACAAATACATATCGGAATTGTTTTTTACAAGTTCGTAATACTTGTCAGGAACGATTACACCAAGTGAAAGAGTCTTAACACGGACTTTTTCATCAGCGTTTTCTTTTTTAGCTGAAAGAAAATCAATAATATCAGGGTGGAATACGTTTAAGTACACAGCACCAGCACCTTGTCTTTGACCAAGTTGGTTACTGTAACTGAAACTATCCTCAAGTAACTTCATAACTGGTAGAACACCAGATGATGAATTATCAATTCCCTTGATAGGTGAACCAGATTCACGAAGGTTTGATAAAGTAATACCAACACCCCCACCGATCCTTGATAATTGTAAGGCAGAGTTGATCGTACGACCGATGCTGTTCATGTCATCAGTTACTTGTAAAAGAAAACATGATACATACTCACCACGGCGTTTTCTGCCGGCATTAAGAAAAGATGGTGTAGCTGGTTGATAGCGTTGCATGATCATCTCAAATGCTAAAGTAGTTGCTTGGTCTTGGTCACCATTTGCGAATAATAGGGCATTAAAAAGAATACGCATTTCGTAATTCTCCAAGTACAGATCACCATCGTTTGTCTTGATGACATATTGATTAAAGAATTTGTATGCGGCCATGAATGATTGGAATTCAAATTTTTGATCTAATAGTGATTGATAAAGCTTGTCGATGAATTCAAAAGGATACTTATCGATAACTTCTCTTTCGATATAATCATTTTGGATGAGATAGTCAATGTGTGACTTAAATGAATCAAATTTCATAGTATTTGGTTCAACGTTCTCAGCAAAGAAAGCTTTAACAGCTTCTCTATCCTTATTCAATGGAATTTTTCCATCAACTGGAATATTGATTTCGTTATTTAGTTTGAAGTAAC
This region includes:
- a CDS encoding ATP-binding cassette domain-containing protein; the protein is MDIVEIENLEKKYRKNSVIRKMNLTIPDHKIVAIYGDSGSGKTTLLNIIGLIEKFDNGEVTLFQKKISNISKKEKLQIYRQDISFIFQNFGLVDSKTIYYNLGIAMRFSYPRMSKNDKEKLMLDVLHKLKLDNLSLKTKIYKLSGGEQQRIAIARVILKGSRLILADEATGSLDQANKEDVMNIFKELKNDGKTIVIVTHDPYVIENSDISYDIKNLQ
- the nrdF gene encoding class 1b ribonucleoside-diphosphate reductase subunit beta, with translation MVDTYYKAMNWNKLEDVVDKATWEKLTSQFWLDTRIPLSNDMDDWRTLSKLEQTVVGHVFGGLTLLDTLQSQDGIEAMLKDTRTQAETAVFNNIQFMESVHAKSYSSIFSTLNTAEEIEEIFDWTDHNEYLQKKAETVNNIYQNGTPLQKKVASVFLESFLFYSGFYTPLYYLGNNKLANVAEIIKLIIRDESVHGTYIGYKFQLGFNELSDDKKEEMQDWMYDLLYELYDNEEKYTNELYKGTNWTEEVMTFLRYNANKALMNLGQSPLFPDGNAEDVNPIVMNGISTGTTNHDFFSQVGNGYLMGQVEAMKDSDYDIGLNDDSSNENNGGELFNKIRKLK
- the nrdE gene encoding class 1b ribonucleoside-diphosphate reductase subunit alpha; protein product: MGLNNLDVTKVSYFKLNNEINIPVDGKIPLNKDREAVKAFFAENVEPNTMKFDSFKSHIDYLIQNDYIEREVIDKYPFEFIDKLYQSLLDQKFEFQSFMAAYKFFNQYVIKTNDGDLYLENYEMRILFNALLFANGDQDQATTLAFEMIMQRYQPATPSFLNAGRKRRGEYVSCFLLQVTDDMNSIGRTINSALQLSRIGGGVGITLSNLRESGSPIKGIDNSSSGVLPVMKLLEDSFSYSNQLGQRQGAGAVYLNVFHPDIIDFLSAKKENADEKVRVKTLSLGVIVPDKYYELVKNNSDMYLFSPYSVERVYGVPFSYIDITKEYDNMVADDRIKKYKINARELEDEISKLQQESGYPYVLNIDTANRDNPIDGKVIMSNLCTEIQQVQIPSELNDAQEFIKLGTDVSCNLGSTNILNMMESPDFGKSIRSMLRALTFVSDASNITAVPTVAHGNKMSHSVGLGAMGLHTYLAKNHIEYGSPESIEFIGIYFMLLNYWTLVESNHIAKERNENFVNFENSDYANGSYFDKYLAEDFGPKSDIVKGLFAGIKIPNQNDWANLKSDVQRDGLYNDYRLAVAPTGSISYVNNTSASLQPITRLVEERQEKKNGKLYFPAPLLSNDTIGYYKSAYDTDMRKVIDIYASAQRFIDQGMSLTLFVRSIIPEGLYEWKTDPKQTTRDLSILRNYAYYKGIKSLYYIRTFTENNDEIGSNECESCSI